The Archangium primigenium genomic interval GAGTGCACGTTGCGCTTGAGCCAGCCGGAGTGCAGCGCGCGGTGGATCCAGAAGAGGATGAAGTCGTCGAAGTAGATGAAGAAGAGGATCTGCGCGACGATGATGTACCAGGCGGGCATCGCGCCATCCACGATGCGGCCATTGCTGATGAGCCGCAGGAACGGCCACAGGAAGCAGATGACCACGGCCATGATGGCGGCGTTCATGCAGTGCCGGCCAATGGACGGCCAGAAGTACTTCTTCACCTGGAAGGGCTTCTGCTGGACCTTGTACTTCCGCAGCGGCTCCGGATCCAGATAGGCCAGCAGCGTCAGGGGCAGCGCGAAGACAAGGAAGCCCACGAAGGCGAGCACGAGCGTCGCGATCGGGAACTTGAGGAACATGGGATCCTTGTAGGAATCCAACCAGAAATTCAGCACATCCATCGTCATTCCTTTCCAAACGAGACGTTCGTCGGACGATCCCCGGCCGAGCCCACCAGGCTCGCCGCACTCATTCCGGGCTGCTCCGAAGCGAGGGAGTCGGGCCCTTGGACGTCGTCCGGTTGAGGACTGCGCGCCACGGCCTTCGCGATCTCCGCTTTCACATGCAGCGCCAGCATACCCACGAAGGGCTGTCGCAGTGTACTGAAATGATCACCCTTCAAGTCATACACATCCGTGCCGCGCGTCCACCGGCCCCAGCCGAGATCCGGCGCGACCACCGAGCCGACCGGGTGCTCCTCGGCCTTGAAGACAGTGCATTCAGCGTCGAGCGCGCCGGGCGTGTATGCCTTGAAGGCCGTCAGGTTGCGCTCGATGGTGACGAGGTGTTGCCGGAGGTCCGCCGCGGTGAGGCCCCCCACCACCCGGCCCTCCGCGCGCAGCCAGGACAGTAGCAGCTCCGCGGGATCCACGCCGCCCGCGGCGTGCAGGGCCTCGCGCAGCGCGCCGATGCGCTCCCAGGACACGCCCAGATCCAGCGCGAGCGTCAGCAGGGGCAAGGCGGGCTCGTCCAGCATCAGCGTCGCGTTGCCCGGGCCCGGCAGGTGCGCCTCCACCAGGAAGAGCCGGGACACCTGCTCTCCAAGCAGGCGCAGCTGGCGCGCCATCTCGAAGGCCACCACGCCGCCCAGGGACCAGCCGCCGAGCAGGTACGGCCCCCGGGGCTGAAGGCCGCGCAGCTCCTCCACGTAGGCCGCCGCCATCCCCTCGATCGTCGGGGGCGCCGCGTCCTCGCCGGCGGGCACCGCCTGCAGGCCGTAGAAGGGCTGCTCCTCGCCCAGCGCCTCGGCGAGCGGCCGATAGCACAGCACCGCGCCGCCCACCGGGTGCACGAAGAACAGGGGCGGTTGGGACGCCCTGCCCTTGTTGAGCACCACCACGCCCGAGGCGCTCGCGTGCTCCAGGGCACCGCCCGCGGCCCGGGCCAGGTGCTCGGCCAGGGACGCGATGGTGCGCGACTCGAACAACACGCCCACCGGCAGCCGCTGCTGGAAGGCGCGGTTCACCATGTTCACCAGCCGCATGGCCAGGATGGAGTGCCCGCCCAGCTCGAAGAAGTCGTCCTGGACGCCGATGGACGTCTGGCCCAGCACGTCGTTCCAGATGCGCGCCAGCTGGCTCTCCACCTCGTTGCGCGGGGCGACCTTCTCCCGCCGCTCGCGCGCGGGCCGCACCTCGAGCGCCAGCAGCGCCTTGCGATCCAGCTTGCCGTTGGGGCTGAGCGGCAGCGCCTCGATCACCGCGAGGGACGCGGGCACCATGTACTCGGGCAGCTTCGCCTGGAGCGCCGCGCGCAGCTCGCGCACCAGCCCCTCCGAGCTGCTCCACATCGGCAGGCGCAGGGAGGGCTCGGCGGACACCGCGGGGCCCTCCGCGCGGGCCTCGCGCCGCACGGCGTACAGGTTGTAGAGCTCCGTGCCGTGCAGCATGGTGTCCTGCTCGACCGTGAGCGAGAAGCCGTGCCGCTCGAGCAGCGACGTGGCCTTGTGCAGCGCGCCATCCACGTCGTGGATCTCGATGACGACCTGCTTGATGATGGCCCAGTCCTCCTCGCGGATGCCGGCGAGGACTTCCATCTCGCTCTTCTCGACGTCCACCTTGAGCAGATCGATCGTCTTCAGGCCGTGCTTGCGGATCTCGTCCGAGACGGAGCTCAGCCGCACGGAGATCTGCTCGCTCTTGAGCCGCTCGTGCAGCAGCTCGTCCACCGCCGACGTGGACACCTCGGACTCGCCCAGCTCCGCCTTCTGCTGCAAGAGCAGGAAGGACTTCACCACCTCACGCTCGGTGCCGGAGTCGGAGCTCTGGCCGGAGATGATGGAGTTGTTCGGGTAGTAGGTGAACGTCGTCTCGCGCTCGCGCTCGGCCAGGCCCAGGTTGAAGGCCTTCACGTCCAGGTCATAGAGCCGCGCGTTGAGACACAGCGCCTTGTACACCTCGGGCATGGGCTCGTAGGCGTAGATGGACACGTTCCTGCGCGACAGGCCGAAGTACAGCGACACGAGGCCGATGTTGGCCCCCACGTCGAAGATGCAGTCGCCGTCGCGCAGCGTGACGCCGTGCTTGAGGTAGCCCTGCTGCTCGAAGATCTCCTTGAAGAGGAATTCCGTCTCGCCCCGGTTGAGGTGCGCGACGGTCATCCCGTTGGGCAGATCGTGGAATGCGTTCCGGGTGGCCAGGCCCTCGCGCTCCAGGCGCAGCCGCTGCCGGATGGGCAGCGCCTTCTCCTGATCCGGCACGACGTAGGCCACGAGCCGCTTGTCCCCGGAGGGATCCGTCTGGTCGAGCACCACGCTCTCCCGGATGGCGGGATGCGCCGAGAGCGCCGCCTCGATCTCCCCCAGCTCGATCCGGAAGCCACGGATCTTCACCTGGTGGTCGATGCGGCCCAGGTAGTCGATGTTGCCATCCAGCAGGTGCCGGGCGAGGTCACCCGTGCGGTACAGGCGCGCGCCGGGCACGGGGCTGTGCGGGTCCGGGATGAAGCGCTCGGCCGTCAGCTCCGGCCGCTCCAGGTAGCCCCGCGCCAACTGCACGCCGCCGATGAACAACTCTCCCGCCACGCCCACTGGCACCGGCCGCAGGTGCTTGTCCAGCACGTACAGCTGGGTGTTGGCCACCGGCTTGCCGATGGGCACGCCCTCGTACCCGCTCTCCTGGCGGCAGTCCCAGTAGCTCACGTCCACCGCGGCTTCCGTCGGGCCGTACAGGTTGTGCAGCGCCTTGCCCGGGTAGCGCTCCAGGAACCGGTCGCGCAGCGCCTTGGGCAGCGCCTCTCCACTGCAGAACACCTGCCGCAGGCTCGCGAGCTCCGTCCCCTTCGGCTCGTCCAGGAACACCTGCAACATGGACGGCACGAAGTGCAGCGTGCTCACCCCGCTCGCGTCAATCAGCTCCGCCAGGTAGCGCGCGTCCCGATGTCCCTCGGGCTTCGCCACCACCAGGCCCGCCCCCATCATCAGCGGCCAGAAGAACTCCCACACCGACACGTCGAAGCTGAAGGGCGTCTTCTGCAGCACCCGGTCCGCTCCGCTCAGCCCGTACTCCGCCTGCATCCACAACAGCCGGTTGCGGATGGCCTCGTGCGTGTTCATCGCCCCCTTGGGCTTACCCGTCGAGCCCGAGGTGTAGATGACGTACGCCAGGTCCGCCCCGCCCACCTCGCTCTGGGGATTGTGCTCGGGCTCACGCGCCACCTCGCTCCAGCCGCTGTCGAGCACCACCGTGCGCGCCTCGTGCGCGGGCAGCAGCGACAGGCAGCGCTGCTGGGTGAGCAGCACCGGCACCCGCGCATCGCCCACCATGTACGCCAGGCGCTCGCTTGGGTAGCCCGGGTCCATGGGCACGTAGGCCGCGCCCGCCTTGAGCACCCCCACCAGGCCCACCACCATCTCCACCGAGCGCTCCAGGCACAGGCCCACCCGCTGGCCCCGGCCCACGCCCAGCCGCTTCAGGTGGTGCGCCAGCTGGTTGGCCCGCGCGTTGAGCTCGGCGTACGTCAGCCGCTCGCCCTCGAACTCCACCGCCATCGCCCCGGGCGTGCGCTCCACCTGCCGTTCAATCCAGGCGTGCAGCGTCTCCGGCCCCTCGTACCCCACTTCCGTTTCGTTCCAGCCCCGGAGGATCCGCGACTGCTCATCGGCGGGCAACAGGGTGAAGGTGTCGTAGCGCCGCTGGGGCTCGGAGGCCATCGCCTCGAGCACCCGCGCATAACAGGTGGCGAGCTGCGCCACCTGGGCCTCGGGATAGAGCGCCTTGTCGAAGTTCAGCTGCAACCGCAGCGTCGACGTGCGCACGTCCTGGCTGAAGCTGGCCACGAAGGACAGGTTCGTCTGCTCGAAGATGTCCGCGGCCACCACCTTCAGCCCTTCCAGCGTCAACATGTCCTGGAAGACGTGGAAGTTGGTGAAGTTGAAGGCCGTCTCGAAGAAGAGCTGCCGGTCATGCAGCCGCTGGATCTCGAACAGCGGGAAGCGCCGGTGCGGCACCAGCGCGTGCTCCTTCTGGGACGTGCGCTGGATGAGCTGCGACCAGGTCCCCTCCCCTCGCCGCAGGCGGAAGGGCAAGGTGTTGAGGAACAGGCCGAGCGCGCGCTCGCCATCGCCCTCCTCCAGACGGCCGCTGGAGATGACACCGGTCACCAGATCGTCCTGGCCCGTCACGACACCCAGCACGTTCAGGTGGGCCGCGAGCAGCACGCTCTTCACCGAGACCCGCGTCTCGCGCGCCAGCTCGGTCAGCCGGGCGGACAGCCGCGCCGGCAGGGGCACCTCGTGGAAGCCCAGCTCCTGACCCTTGGCGCGCGTCGAGGCGAACGGGAGCCGGGGCAGCTGCGTCGCCACCGCGCCCTTCAGCTCCTCGCGCCAGAAGCGCGGATTGGCCTCCGAGGCGATCTCCTGCTCCTCGAGCGCCACGAAGTCGTGGAACCGGGACACCGGCGCGCTCAGACTCTCGGACTGGCCGGCCAACAGCCGGTGGTAGCCCGTCAGCAGCGACGACAGGAGCACCGCCACGCTCCACCCGTCCAGGATGGAGTGGTGGAAGCTCAGGGTGAGCTGGAAATGCTCCGCGTCGCGCAGGTGCAGCTGCACCCGGAACAGCGGCGCCCGCGCCCAGGCGAACGGACGGTGCCGCTCCTCGGCGCACCACTGCTTGATGCGCGTCTCCTGGGCCTCGGTGGACAGGCCGCTCACGTCCTCCACCGCCAGCGGCGTCGGGGCCTCGCGGTGCACGAGCTGGAGCGGCCGGGCCTCGTCACGCAGGAGGAAGGACGTGCGGAGCACCTCGTGGCTCGCCATCAGCGACACCAGGGCGCGCTCCATCAACGCCACGTCCAGCCGGGCCCTCAGGTGGAAGCTGAACACGTCGTGGTAGACGGAGCTTCCGGCGTCCAGCTGCGAGTGGAACAGCATGCCCGCCTGGAGCGCCGTCAACGGGTAGGCGTCCGTGACATCGGCCGGCAGCGCGCCGCGCTCCTCCGCGGAGAGCAGTCCGAAGCGCACGGCACTCGCGCGGGCCTCGGTGTCCGCCCGGCCTCCCGAGACGAACGCCGCGAGCTGGCTGACGGTCTGGTACTGGAACAGCTCCTGGATCGAGAACGAGAGGCCGTGGCTCGCGGCCTGCGCGACGATCCGGATGCTCAGGATGGAGTCACCTCCGAGCTGGAAGAAGTTGTCGTGGATGCCCACCTGCTCGCGCTTGAGCACGTCCCGCCAGACACCCACGAGCAGCTGCTCGAGCTCGGTGGTGGGCGGCGTGTAGCTGCTCTCCAGATGCGCGCCCACCGCGGGCAGCAGCTTGCGCTCCACCTTGCCGTTGGGCGACAGCGGGAAGGCGTCCATCACCACGAGGTGCGGCGGCACCATGTAGTCGGGCAGCCGACTGCCCAGGTACGCCCGGAGCTCGGCATCGCTCACCTGTGCCCCGGACTTCACGACGTAGTAGCCCACGAGCTGGGTGCTGCCCGAGCCCTGCTTCTGGGCCACCACCACCGTCTCGCGCACGGCGGGATGCGACGCGAGCGTGGCCTCGACCTCGCCCAGCTCAATGCGCAGGCCACGGATCTTCACCTGGTGGTCGATGCGGCCCAGGTAGTCGATGTTGCCGTCGGGCAGCCGTCGCGTCAGGTCCCCCGTGCGGTACAGGCGCGCACCGGGAACGGGGCTGTGCGGGTCCGGGATGAAGCGCTCGGCCGTCAGCTCCGGCCGCTCCAGGTAGCCGCGCGCCAGCTGCACCCCGCCGATGAACAGCTCGCCCGCCACGCCCACCGGCACCGGCCGCAGGTGCTTGTCCAGCACGTACAGCTGGGTGTTGGCCACCGGCTTGCCGATGGGCACGCCCTCGTACCCGCTCTCCTGGCGGCAGTCCCAGTAGCTCACGTCCACCGCGGCTTCCGTCGGGCCGTACAGGTTGTGCAACGCCTTGCCCGGGTAGCGCTCCAGGAACCGGTCGCGCAGGGCCTTGGGCAGCGCCTCACCACTGCAGAACACCTGCCGCAGGCTCGCGAGCCCCGTGCCCCTCGGCTCGTCCAGGAACACCTGCAGCATGGACGGCACGAAGTGCAGCGTGCTCACCCCGCTCGCGTCAATCAGCTCCGCCAGGTAGCGCGCATCCCGGTGTCCCTCGGGCTTCGCCACCACCAGGCCCGCCCCCATCATCAGCGGCCAGAAGAACTCCCACACCGACACGTCGAAGCTGAAGGGCGTCTTCTGCAACACCCGGTCCGCCCCGCTCAGCCCGTACTCCGCCTGCATCCACAACAGCCGGTTGCGGATGGCCTCGTGCGTGTTCATCGCCCCCTTGGGCTTGCCCGTCGAGCCCGAGGTGTAGATGACATACGCCAGGTCCGCCCCGCCCACCTCACTGGCCGGATTGTGCTCCGGCTCGCGCGCCACCTCGGCCCAGCCGCTGTCGAGCACCACCGTGCGCGCCTCGTGCGCGGGCAGTAGGGACAGGCAGCGCTGCTGGGTGAGCAGCACCGGCACCCGCGCGTCGCCCACCATGTACGCCAGGCGCTCGCTCGGGTAGCCCGGGTCCATGGGCACATAGGCCGCGCCCGCCTTGAGCACCCCCACCAGGCCCACCACCATCTCCACCGAGCGCTCCAGGCACAGGCCCACCCGCTGGCCCCGGCCCACGCCCAACCGCTTCAGGTGGTGCGCCAACTGGTTGGCCCGTGCGTTGAGCTCGGCATACGTCAGCCGCTCGCCCTCGAACTCCACCGCCATCGCCCCGGGCGTGCGCTCCACCTGCCGCTCAATCCAGGCGTGCAGCGTCTCCGGCCCCTCGTACGCCACGTCCGTCTGGTTCCAGCCGCGCACCAGCCGCGCCCGCTCCGCCTCCGGCAGGAACTCCAGGCGCGACAGCGGAACGTCCACGTCCGACACGATGCGCTCGAGCAGACCCTGGAGGTGCGCGCCCATGCGCTCCACCGTCTCGCGCTCGAACAGGTCGACGCTGTAGGTCCAGTTGCAGACGAGCCGCTCCGGGGCGTCGTGCACCGCCAGCAGCAGTTCCTGCGAGGCGCCGCGCTGCATGGTGCCGTCCAGCAGCTCAGCCACCAGGCCCTGGCCGCTCAGCGCGCCCTGCCCGTCCCGCTGGTGCTGCTGATGCCACGTGTACATCACCTGGTACAGGGCCGAGCGGCTCGCGTCACGCGGCAGCGCCAGCTCCTTCACCAGCAGCGACAGCGGGTAGTCCGCGTGCTCGAGCGCCCGCAGGACGGTGCCCCGCACGCGGCCCACGAGCTGCTTGAAGCTCGGATCCCCCGAGACATCTCCCCGGATCGCCACCGGGTTGATGAAGTTGCCCACCACGCCTTCCGAGTCCGCCATGTCCCGGCCGGCGGTGGGCGTGCCGATGA includes:
- a CDS encoding non-ribosomal peptide synthetase, producing MSVELYVSELESRGIELWVEAERLRYRAAKEQVTPAFLAELKARKDELLPFLRARAELPRSHPVSHGQQSLWMLYQLAPKSAAYNIVYAARLFPSLDVEALRRAAGLLVERHAILRTTYSFSEGKLAQQVHPRGELRLEVVDTSGQDARAVQALIDQESDRPFDLREGPVLRLTLLTRQDAGATGPTLLLTVHHIAADFWSLELLVKDLSALYESARAGTAPTLAPVRVRFPDYVRWESERLSGARGEALRTYWTQQLRGATTVLELPTDRPRPPLQRFDGARYSLTLDATLTRRLREQAKALAATPYVLLLSAFQVLLSRYSGQDEVIIGTPTAGRDMADSEGVVGNFINPVAIRGDVSGDPSFKQLVGRVRGTVLRALEHADYPLSLLVKELALPRDASRSALYQVMYTWHQQHQRDGQGALSGQGLVAELLDGTMQRGASQELLLAVHDAPERLVCNWTYSVDLFERETVERMGAHLQGLLERIVSDVDVPLSRLEFLPEAERARLVRGWNQTDVAYEGPETLHAWIERQVERTPGAMAVEFEGERLTYAELNARANQLAHHLKRLGVGRGQRVGLCLERSVEMVVGLVGVLKAGAAYVPMDPGYPSERLAYMVGDARVPVLLTQQRCLSLLPAHEARTVVLDSGWAEVAREPEHNPASEVGGADLAYVIYTSGSTGKPKGAMNTHEAIRNRLLWMQAEYGLSGADRVLQKTPFSFDVSVWEFFWPLMMGAGLVVAKPEGHRDARYLAELIDASGVSTLHFVPSMLQVFLDEPRGTGLASLRQVFCSGEALPKALRDRFLERYPGKALHNLYGPTEAAVDVSYWDCRQESGYEGVPIGKPVANTQLYVLDKHLRPVPVGVAGELFIGGVQLARGYLERPELTAERFIPDPHSPVPGARLYRTGDLTRRLPDGNIDYLGRIDHQVKIRGLRIELGEVEATLASHPAVRETVVVAQKQGSGSTQLVGYYVVKSGAQVSDAELRAYLGSRLPDYMVPPHLVVMDAFPLSPNGKVERKLLPAVGAHLESSYTPPTTELEQLLVGVWRDVLKREQVGIHDNFFQLGGDSILSIRIVAQAASHGLSFSIQELFQYQTVSQLAAFVSGGRADTEARASAVRFGLLSAEERGALPADVTDAYPLTALQAGMLFHSQLDAGSSVYHDVFSFHLRARLDVALMERALVSLMASHEVLRTSFLLRDEARPLQLVHREAPTPLAVEDVSGLSTEAQETRIKQWCAEERHRPFAWARAPLFRVQLHLRDAEHFQLTLSFHHSILDGWSVAVLLSSLLTGYHRLLAGQSESLSAPVSRFHDFVALEEQEIASEANPRFWREELKGAVATQLPRLPFASTRAKGQELGFHEVPLPARLSARLTELARETRVSVKSVLLAAHLNVLGVVTGQDDLVTGVISSGRLEEGDGERALGLFLNTLPFRLRRGEGTWSQLIQRTSQKEHALVPHRRFPLFEIQRLHDRQLFFETAFNFTNFHVFQDMLTLEGLKVVAADIFEQTNLSFVASFSQDVRTSTLRLQLNFDKALYPEAQVAQLATCYARVLEAMASEPQRRYDTFTLLPADEQSRILRGWNETEVGYEGPETLHAWIERQVERTPGAMAVEFEGERLTYAELNARANQLAHHLKRLGVGRGQRVGLCLERSVEMVVGLVGVLKAGAAYVPMDPGYPSERLAYMVGDARVPVLLTQQRCLSLLPAHEARTVVLDSGWSEVAREPEHNPQSEVGGADLAYVIYTSGSTGKPKGAMNTHEAIRNRLLWMQAEYGLSGADRVLQKTPFSFDVSVWEFFWPLMMGAGLVVAKPEGHRDARYLAELIDASGVSTLHFVPSMLQVFLDEPKGTELASLRQVFCSGEALPKALRDRFLERYPGKALHNLYGPTEAAVDVSYWDCRQESGYEGVPIGKPVANTQLYVLDKHLRPVPVGVAGELFIGGVQLARGYLERPELTAERFIPDPHSPVPGARLYRTGDLARHLLDGNIDYLGRIDHQVKIRGFRIELGEIEAALSAHPAIRESVVLDQTDPSGDKRLVAYVVPDQEKALPIRQRLRLEREGLATRNAFHDLPNGMTVAHLNRGETEFLFKEIFEQQGYLKHGVTLRDGDCIFDVGANIGLVSLYFGLSRRNVSIYAYEPMPEVYKALCLNARLYDLDVKAFNLGLAERERETTFTYYPNNSIISGQSSDSGTEREVVKSFLLLQQKAELGESEVSTSAVDELLHERLKSEQISVRLSSVSDEIRKHGLKTIDLLKVDVEKSEMEVLAGIREEDWAIIKQVVIEIHDVDGALHKATSLLERHGFSLTVEQDTMLHGTELYNLYAVRREARAEGPAVSAEPSLRLPMWSSSEGLVRELRAALQAKLPEYMVPASLAVIEALPLSPNGKLDRKALLALEVRPARERREKVAPRNEVESQLARIWNDVLGQTSIGVQDDFFELGGHSILAMRLVNMVNRAFQQRLPVGVLFESRTIASLAEHLARAAGGALEHASASGVVVLNKGRASQPPLFFVHPVGGAVLCYRPLAEALGEEQPFYGLQAVPAGEDAAPPTIEGMAAAYVEELRGLQPRGPYLLGGWSLGGVVAFEMARQLRLLGEQVSRLFLVEAHLPGPGNATLMLDEPALPLLTLALDLGVSWERIGALREALHAAGGVDPAELLLSWLRAEGRVVGGLTAADLRQHLVTIERNLTAFKAYTPGALDAECTVFKAEEHPVGSVVAPDLGWGRWTRGTDVYDLKGDHFSTLRQPFVGMLALHVKAEIAKAVARSPQPDDVQGPDSLASEQPGMSAASLVGSAGDRPTNVSFGKE